One window of the Quadrisphaera setariae genome contains the following:
- the rsfS gene encoding ribosome silencing factor: MTATPRAVELAVAAARAASDKGATEVLALDVSEQLVITDVFVLAAAANDRQVRAVVDAVEDALHQLGADVVRREGMAEARWVLLDFSDVVVHVQLAEDRQYYALERLWKDGPSIELPEDVTGPRSAHDGPQGALDGGAAGLAR; this comes from the coding sequence GTGACCGCGACCCCCCGCGCCGTGGAGCTGGCCGTCGCGGCCGCTCGCGCGGCCTCCGACAAGGGCGCCACCGAGGTGCTCGCCCTGGACGTCAGCGAGCAGCTGGTGATCACGGACGTGTTCGTCCTGGCCGCCGCCGCCAACGACCGGCAGGTGCGTGCCGTGGTCGACGCCGTCGAGGACGCGCTGCACCAGCTCGGCGCCGACGTCGTCCGCCGCGAGGGCATGGCCGAGGCCCGGTGGGTGCTGCTGGACTTCTCCGACGTCGTCGTCCACGTCCAGCTGGCCGAGGACCGCCAGTACTACGCCCTCGAGCGGCTCTGGAAGGACGGCCCGTCCATCGAGCTGCCGGAGGACGTCACCGGCCCCCGGAGCGCCCACGACGGTCCGCAGGGCGCCCTCGACGGCGGAGCGGCGGGGCTCGCGCGGTGA
- the rplU gene encoding 50S ribosomal protein L21 — MYAIVRAGGRQEKVAVGDVLVVDRVAGETGSSVSLTPLLLVDGETVTSAADALAKTTVTAEVIRAERGPKIVIQKYKNKTGYKKRQGHRQELTRLRITAIG; from the coding sequence GTGTACGCCATCGTCCGCGCCGGCGGCCGCCAGGAGAAGGTCGCCGTCGGCGACGTGCTCGTCGTCGACCGGGTGGCGGGGGAGACCGGTTCGTCCGTCTCGCTGACGCCGCTCCTGCTGGTCGACGGTGAGACCGTCACCAGCGCCGCCGACGCCCTGGCCAAGACGACCGTCACCGCCGAGGTCATCCGGGCCGAGCGCGGCCCGAAGATCGTCATCCAGAAGTACAAGAACAAGACCGGCTACAAGAAGCGCCAGGGCCACCGCCAGGAGCTGACCCGCCTGCGCATCACGGCCATCGGCTGA
- a CDS encoding histidine phosphatase family protein: MSAAGGGASRLVLWRHGRTTSNAEGRFQGQLDTPLDEVGHAQARAAAAQIAAMRPDRLVSSDLSRARATAARLEELTDLRAVEDAGLRELDAGAWQGLLHQQIADHWPDGHRAWRSGEDLRIGGGEKRSELGARVAAALERHAVATPDGGLLVAASHSGALRAGILVLLGLPPEAWATFASLGNGRWAVVERRFGRWVLRGYDLGPRGVGEDPEGRTNADGARGLSAAERSAGAVV, from the coding sequence GTGAGCGCGGCCGGCGGTGGTGCCTCGCGCCTCGTGCTGTGGCGGCACGGGCGCACGACCTCCAACGCCGAGGGCCGCTTCCAGGGCCAGCTCGACACCCCCCTCGACGAGGTGGGGCACGCCCAGGCCCGCGCCGCCGCCGCCCAGATCGCGGCGATGCGCCCCGACCGCCTCGTCAGCTCCGACCTCTCCCGCGCCCGGGCCACGGCGGCCCGCCTGGAGGAGCTGACCGACCTGCGCGCCGTGGAGGACGCCGGACTGCGCGAGCTCGACGCCGGGGCCTGGCAGGGGCTGCTGCACCAGCAGATCGCCGACCACTGGCCCGACGGGCACCGCGCCTGGCGCTCCGGGGAGGACCTGCGCATCGGCGGCGGGGAGAAGCGCAGCGAGCTGGGCGCCCGCGTGGCGGCCGCGCTCGAGCGCCACGCCGTCGCCACCCCCGACGGGGGTCTGCTCGTGGCGGCCTCGCACAGCGGTGCGCTGCGCGCCGGGATCCTCGTGCTGCTCGGGCTGCCGCCGGAGGCGTGGGCGACCTTCGCCTCGCTGGGCAACGGCCGCTGGGCCGTGGTGGAGCGCCGGTTCGGGCGCTGGGTGCTGCGGGGGTACGACCTCGGGCCCCGCGGCGTGGGGGAGGACCCCGAGGGCCGGACGAACGCGGACGGCGCCCGCGGCCTGTCCGCGGCGGAGCGCTCGGCGGGCGCTGTCGTCTGA
- a CDS encoding Rne/Rng family ribonuclease: MSTSNDVDDDGTTAEAGGQRRRRGHHRAVSRPAGPPAVHFQSEAADVERQAAAAPEPEAAPVGRSTASALPVFQSAAAEPAAAAAEPAAAEPAARTPRRRGTAAAQVAAPEPAVQADAPEPTAAAPAAGPEAEPAAEAPGRRPRRRRAASRPAGPPVETPEPPAEQTAGSAQPAQPAEVVGSAPAAEAPASDEALAAPADGAPAEAGAGASADPLGSVEAAAEVVEDDALDATALDGDAADAVGAVEGEAAAQGDDDADEDSGADEDSGADEDDADDSAEDGADEGGSKPRRGRRRRGGRGRRRRAGDDGDEAGAEEAAEGDDSASGDLTEARATADAEDSEDADEADTGDEADEAADSEDSEDGDAEDSSSTTRRRRRRRRRGGPDDSEDAGEGETASTASTGSTSSRSRSRSRRSRSESSESGGDVTAVKGSTRLEAKRQRRRDGRDGGRRPRVLSEAEFLARRESVERTMVVRSRGGRSQVAVLEDGVLVEHYSARKQQTSMIGNVHLGRVQNVLPSMEAAFVDIGRGRNAVLYAGEVDWEAAGLSGQAKKIESALKSGDPVLVQVTKDPIGHKGARLTSQVSLPGRYLVYVPGGTMTGISRKLPDTERSRLKSILKEVVPEDAGVIVRTAAEGASEEELRRDVERLTAQWEEISARAKQVTPPTLLHGEPDLVIKVVRDVFNEDFAHLVVEGEEAWSSIRPYVDSVAPDLAERVSRWDVDGREGSAFAHHRIDEQIAKALERKVWLPSGGSLVIDRTEAMTVVDVNTGRFTGSGGNLEETVTRNNLEAAEEIVRQLRLRDIGGIVVVDFIDMVLESNRDLVLRRLVECLGRDRSKHQVAEVTSLGLVQMTRKRVGQGLLETFSEPCEHCAGRGVVVHDDLSGHAGQGGQGGHGGGSAGHPPVPAPPRGRSEQRSDQRSDQRSDQRSADRPEKAERSERGPREEARAEGAERSSAPERSSRGGRGADRAERAERSERAGRAENAERHEPAEPAEKGDGEARSREEAARDAVREAMNGIALASLRPGAPTDAAPVAPSLEAAALLAALGGVEAADDGARVAEPVAEASPSADDAAHVEVVETTTVETVELVQPEVSAPLLDEHPDHSSAAVEEGSDGAGEGTRG, encoded by the coding sequence GTGAGCACCAGCAACGACGTCGACGACGACGGCACGACCGCCGAGGCGGGGGGGCAGCGGCGACGCCGCGGCCACCACCGCGCGGTGTCGCGCCCGGCGGGGCCGCCCGCCGTGCACTTCCAGTCCGAGGCCGCGGACGTCGAGCGCCAGGCCGCCGCAGCGCCCGAGCCCGAGGCGGCTCCGGTCGGCCGCTCGACCGCCAGCGCGCTCCCGGTCTTCCAGTCGGCCGCCGCTGAGCCAGCCGCTGCCGCCGCGGAGCCCGCAGCCGCTGAGCCGGCCGCCCGGACCCCCCGCCGCCGCGGGACCGCTGCCGCCCAGGTCGCGGCGCCCGAGCCCGCCGTCCAGGCCGACGCACCCGAGCCCACCGCCGCAGCACCGGCCGCCGGACCCGAGGCCGAGCCCGCCGCCGAGGCGCCGGGCCGTCGGCCGCGCCGGCGCCGCGCCGCCTCCCGTCCCGCCGGCCCGCCGGTCGAGACCCCCGAGCCCCCTGCCGAGCAGACCGCCGGCTCCGCGCAGCCCGCGCAGCCCGCGGAGGTCGTGGGGTCCGCCCCCGCAGCCGAGGCTCCCGCCTCCGACGAGGCCCTGGCGGCCCCGGCGGACGGAGCGCCCGCCGAGGCCGGCGCCGGCGCCTCGGCAGACCCGCTCGGGTCCGTCGAGGCTGCGGCGGAGGTCGTCGAGGACGACGCGCTCGACGCCACCGCTCTCGACGGTGACGCGGCCGACGCCGTCGGCGCCGTGGAGGGCGAGGCTGCCGCCCAGGGCGACGACGACGCCGACGAGGACTCCGGCGCCGACGAGGACTCCGGCGCCGACGAGGACGACGCCGACGACAGCGCCGAGGACGGTGCTGACGAGGGTGGCTCCAAGCCGCGTCGCGGTCGCCGCCGTCGTGGTGGTCGCGGCCGCCGCCGACGCGCCGGCGACGACGGCGACGAGGCCGGCGCCGAGGAGGCCGCCGAGGGCGACGACTCCGCCTCCGGCGACCTCACCGAGGCGCGCGCCACCGCGGACGCCGAGGACTCCGAGGACGCTGACGAGGCGGACACCGGGGACGAGGCCGACGAGGCGGCGGACTCCGAGGACTCCGAGGACGGCGACGCCGAGGACAGCTCCTCGACGACCCGCCGCCGTCGCCGTCGGCGTCGTCGCGGGGGTCCCGACGACTCCGAGGACGCTGGCGAGGGCGAGACCGCCTCGACCGCCTCGACCGGCTCGACCAGCTCCCGGTCCCGGTCGCGCTCCCGCCGCTCCCGCAGCGAGTCCTCCGAGAGCGGTGGCGACGTCACCGCTGTGAAGGGCTCCACGCGCCTCGAGGCCAAGCGCCAGCGCCGCCGCGACGGCCGCGACGGCGGCAGGCGCCCCCGCGTGCTGTCGGAGGCCGAGTTCCTGGCCCGGCGCGAGAGCGTCGAGCGGACGATGGTCGTCCGCTCGCGCGGCGGGCGCTCCCAGGTCGCCGTCCTCGAGGACGGCGTGCTGGTGGAGCACTACTCGGCGCGCAAGCAGCAGACCTCGATGATCGGCAACGTCCACCTCGGCCGCGTGCAGAACGTGCTGCCGAGCATGGAGGCCGCCTTCGTCGACATCGGCCGCGGCCGCAACGCCGTGCTGTACGCCGGCGAGGTCGACTGGGAGGCCGCCGGTCTGTCCGGCCAGGCCAAGAAGATCGAGTCCGCGCTGAAGTCGGGCGACCCGGTGCTGGTGCAGGTCACCAAGGACCCGATCGGCCACAAGGGCGCCCGCCTCACCAGCCAGGTCTCCCTGCCCGGCCGCTACCTCGTGTACGTGCCCGGCGGCACCATGACCGGCATCTCCCGCAAGCTGCCCGACACCGAGCGCTCTCGGCTGAAGTCGATCCTCAAGGAGGTCGTCCCCGAGGACGCCGGCGTCATCGTGCGCACGGCAGCCGAGGGCGCCAGCGAGGAGGAGCTGCGGCGCGACGTCGAGCGGCTCACCGCGCAGTGGGAGGAGATCTCCGCGCGGGCCAAGCAGGTCACCCCGCCCACGCTCCTGCACGGCGAGCCCGACCTGGTCATCAAGGTGGTCCGAGACGTCTTCAACGAAGACTTCGCCCACCTCGTGGTGGAGGGCGAGGAGGCGTGGAGCTCCATCAGGCCCTACGTCGACTCCGTGGCCCCCGACCTCGCCGAGCGCGTCAGCCGCTGGGACGTCGACGGCCGCGAGGGCAGCGCCTTCGCCCACCACCGCATCGACGAGCAGATCGCCAAGGCCCTCGAGCGCAAGGTGTGGCTGCCCTCCGGCGGCTCCCTCGTCATCGACAGGACCGAGGCCATGACCGTGGTCGACGTCAACACGGGCCGCTTCACGGGCTCGGGGGGCAACCTCGAGGAGACGGTCACCCGCAACAACCTCGAGGCGGCCGAAGAGATCGTGCGCCAGCTGCGGCTGCGCGACATCGGCGGCATCGTCGTCGTCGACTTCATCGACATGGTGCTCGAGTCCAACCGCGACCTCGTGCTGCGGCGCCTCGTCGAGTGCCTGGGCCGCGACAGGTCCAAGCACCAGGTGGCCGAGGTCACCTCGCTGGGCCTCGTCCAGATGACCCGCAAGCGCGTCGGGCAGGGCCTGCTGGAGACCTTCAGCGAGCCGTGCGAGCACTGCGCGGGCCGCGGCGTGGTCGTCCACGACGACCTCTCCGGCCACGCGGGCCAGGGTGGTCAGGGAGGCCACGGCGGCGGCAGCGCAGGGCACCCGCCGGTGCCCGCCCCGCCGCGCGGCCGGTCGGAGCAGCGGTCCGACCAGCGGTCCGACCAGCGGTCCGACCAGCGCAGCGCTGACAGGCCCGAGAAGGCTGAGCGCTCCGAGCGCGGTCCCCGCGAGGAGGCGCGCGCCGAGGGAGCTGAGCGGAGCTCGGCGCCCGAGCGCTCGTCGCGCGGTGGCAGGGGCGCCGACCGCGCTGAGCGGGCGGAGCGCTCCGAGCGCGCCGGCCGGGCCGAGAATGCCGAGCGCCACGAACCCGCCGAGCCCGCCGAGAAGGGCGACGGTGAGGCGCGCAGCCGCGAGGAGGCCGCGCGCGACGCCGTCCGCGAGGCCATGAACGGCATCGCGCTCGCCTCCCTGCGCCCCGGCGCGCCGACCGACGCGGCTCCGGTCGCGCCGTCGCTGGAGGCGGCGGCGCTGCTGGCTGCCCTGGGCGGCGTCGAGGCAGCTGACGACGGCGCTCGGGTCGCTGAGCCCGTGGCCGAGGCCTCACCGTCCGCGGACGACGCGGCGCACGTCGAGGTGGTCGAGACGACCACGGTGGAGACCGTCGAGCTGGTGCAGCCCGAGGTCTCCGCGCCGCTGCTCGACGAGCACCCGGACCACTCCTCGGCGGCCGTCGAGGAGGGGTCCGACGGGGCGGGGGAGGGGACGCGCGGCTGA
- the obgE gene encoding GTPase ObgE has product MATFVDRVVVHVAAGSGGNGCASVHREKFKPLGGPDGGNGGRGGDVVLEVDTSTTTLLDYHHAPHRRATNGKQGAGGHRNGGDGDDLVLPVPEGTTVRNADGEIIADLVGPGTRFVVAAGGRGGLGNAALASARRKAPGFALLGEPGEAEDVVLELRSLADVAFIGYPSAGKSSLVGSLSAAKPKIADYPFTTLVPNLGVVTAGDERFTVADVPGLIPGASQGKGLGLEFLRHVERCAALVHVLDCATLDPGRDPITDFDVIEAELAAYPIAPDATGPASVPLPDRPRLVVLHKVDVPEAKELAELVRPELEARGLSVLEVSSASHEGLRQLSFAMAALVRRAREEAPEMPAQRVVIRPKAVDDAGFTVAREGAPGYAEAQGDVVFRIRGAKPERWVRQTDFANDEAVGYLADRLARLGVEEELFKAGAVAGSTVVIGPGDDAVVFDWEPTLVGSDMAVGPRGTDLRLEGSGRASREEKRELYEDRRSAKREAREELADERRAGIWTDAGDEG; this is encoded by the coding sequence GTGGCGACGTTCGTCGACCGCGTCGTGGTGCACGTGGCCGCCGGCAGTGGCGGCAACGGGTGTGCATCGGTGCACCGCGAGAAGTTCAAGCCGCTGGGCGGTCCCGACGGCGGCAACGGCGGTCGGGGGGGTGACGTGGTGCTCGAGGTCGACACCTCCACCACCACCCTGCTCGACTACCACCACGCGCCGCACCGCCGCGCCACCAACGGCAAGCAGGGGGCGGGAGGCCACCGCAACGGCGGCGACGGCGACGACCTGGTCCTGCCGGTGCCCGAGGGCACCACGGTCCGCAACGCCGACGGCGAGATCATCGCCGACCTCGTCGGGCCCGGCACGCGCTTCGTGGTGGCAGCGGGCGGCCGCGGCGGGCTGGGCAACGCCGCGCTGGCCAGCGCGCGCCGCAAGGCGCCGGGCTTCGCGCTGCTCGGTGAGCCGGGTGAGGCCGAGGACGTCGTGCTGGAGCTGCGCAGCCTCGCCGACGTCGCCTTCATCGGCTACCCCAGCGCCGGCAAGTCCAGCCTGGTCGGATCCCTCTCGGCGGCCAAGCCGAAGATCGCCGACTACCCCTTCACCACGCTCGTGCCCAACCTCGGCGTCGTCACCGCCGGGGACGAGCGCTTCACGGTGGCCGACGTCCCCGGCCTCATCCCGGGCGCCAGCCAGGGCAAGGGCCTGGGCCTGGAGTTCCTCCGCCACGTGGAGCGCTGCGCCGCCCTGGTGCACGTCCTCGACTGCGCGACCCTCGACCCCGGGCGCGACCCCATCACCGACTTCGACGTCATCGAGGCGGAGCTGGCGGCCTACCCGATCGCCCCGGACGCCACCGGCCCCGCCTCCGTCCCGCTGCCGGACAGGCCCCGCCTGGTGGTGCTGCACAAGGTGGACGTCCCCGAGGCCAAGGAGCTCGCCGAGCTCGTGCGCCCCGAGCTGGAGGCCCGCGGCCTGTCGGTGCTGGAGGTGTCCTCGGCGAGCCACGAGGGGCTGCGCCAGCTGTCCTTCGCGATGGCGGCGCTGGTGCGCCGCGCCCGTGAGGAGGCGCCGGAGATGCCCGCGCAGCGCGTGGTGATCCGCCCGAAGGCCGTGGACGACGCCGGCTTCACCGTGGCCCGCGAGGGTGCCCCCGGCTACGCGGAGGCGCAGGGCGACGTGGTGTTCCGCATCCGCGGCGCCAAGCCCGAGCGCTGGGTCCGCCAGACCGACTTCGCCAACGACGAGGCCGTGGGCTACCTCGCCGACCGGCTGGCGCGCCTTGGCGTGGAGGAGGAGCTGTTCAAGGCCGGGGCCGTGGCCGGCTCCACCGTGGTCATCGGGCCCGGGGACGACGCGGTCGTCTTCGACTGGGAGCCCACCCTGGTGGGCTCCGACATGGCCGTGGGGCCGCGCGGCACCGACCTGCGCCTGGAGGGCAGCGGTCGCGCCAGCCGCGAGGAGAAGCGCGAGCTGTACGAGGACCGGCGCAGCGCCAAGCGCGAGGCCCGGGAGGAGCTGGCCGACGAGCGCCGCGCGGGCATCTGGACGGACGCCGGGGACGAGGGGTGA
- the nadD gene encoding nicotinate-nucleotide adenylyltransferase produces MPGRAPGRSRIGVMGGTFDPVHNGHLVAASEVAARFDLDEVVFVPTGEPWQKSARAVSPAEHRYLMTVIATASNPRFTVSRVDVDRPGPTYTVDTLSDLRTQRPDAELYFITGADALAQMLTWKDAERLAELANLVGVTRPGHDLAVPASGSLPAGSVHLLEVPALAISSTDCRERVRQDLPVWYLVPDGVVQHIAKHGLYRD; encoded by the coding sequence CTGCCGGGGCGCGCTCCCGGCAGGTCCCGCATCGGGGTGATGGGCGGCACGTTCGACCCGGTGCACAACGGCCACCTCGTGGCCGCCAGCGAGGTCGCGGCCCGCTTCGACCTCGACGAGGTCGTCTTCGTCCCCACGGGCGAGCCCTGGCAGAAGAGCGCGCGGGCGGTCTCCCCGGCCGAGCACCGCTACCTCATGACGGTCATCGCGACGGCGTCCAACCCGCGGTTCACCGTCAGCCGCGTCGACGTCGACAGGCCCGGGCCGACCTACACGGTGGACACGCTCTCGGACCTGCGGACCCAGCGCCCCGACGCGGAGCTGTACTTCATCACCGGTGCCGACGCGCTGGCGCAGATGCTCACGTGGAAGGACGCCGAGAGGCTCGCCGAGCTGGCGAACCTCGTGGGGGTCACCCGCCCCGGGCACGACCTCGCCGTCCCCGCGTCCGGCTCGCTCCCGGCCGGCTCGGTCCACCTGCTCGAGGTGCCCGCCCTGGCGATCTCCTCGACGGACTGCCGCGAGCGGGTCCGGCAGGACCTGCCCGTCTGGTACCTCGTGCCCGACGGCGTGGTCCAGCACATCGCGAAGCACGGCCTCTACCGGGACTGA
- the proB gene encoding glutamate 5-kinase, whose product MSAAGADAAAGADAAGDRPRLADRSALAAAGRVVVKVGSSSLTQPSGGIDDARLIALVNALVERVQAGTQVVLVSSGAIAAGLGPLGLSRRPRDLATQQAAASVGQGLLVARYTSAAAAHGLTVGQVLLTADDVIRRTQYRNAQRALERLLGMGVLPVVNENDTVATAEIRFGDNDRLAALVAHLVHADALVLLSDVDALYDGPPSRAGSQRVPVVASPADLEDVVVGGSSSGVGTGGMTTKLDAAAIATGAGIATVLASAAQAGEALRGEDVGTWFTPTGTRPRTRMLWLAHAASPQGRLALDAGAVAAVVRRGASLLPAGVVAVDGTFEAGDPVDLCDESGHAVARGLVNYSSAEVPDLLGRSTRERLDALGPGYDRVLVHRDDLVLLPRRRQGGAAGAPAASSGRRAAATT is encoded by the coding sequence GTGAGCGCAGCCGGCGCTGACGCGGCAGCCGGCGCTGACGCTGCCGGCGACCGGCCGCGGCTCGCCGACAGGTCGGCCCTGGCGGCAGCCGGACGCGTGGTGGTGAAGGTCGGCTCGTCGTCGCTGACCCAGCCCAGCGGCGGCATCGACGACGCGCGCCTCATCGCGCTCGTCAACGCCCTGGTGGAGCGGGTGCAGGCCGGCACCCAGGTGGTCCTCGTCTCCTCGGGGGCCATCGCGGCCGGGCTGGGTCCGCTGGGCCTGTCGCGCCGGCCCCGCGACCTGGCCACGCAGCAGGCCGCCGCGAGCGTGGGGCAGGGGCTGCTCGTGGCCCGGTACACCTCCGCCGCCGCCGCCCACGGGCTGACGGTGGGGCAGGTGCTGCTCACCGCCGACGACGTCATCCGCCGCACCCAGTACCGCAACGCCCAGCGGGCGCTGGAGCGCCTGCTGGGCATGGGCGTCCTGCCCGTGGTCAACGAGAACGACACCGTGGCCACCGCGGAGATCCGCTTCGGCGACAACGACCGCCTCGCGGCGCTCGTCGCCCACCTGGTCCACGCCGACGCCCTCGTGCTGCTGTCCGACGTCGACGCCCTCTACGACGGGCCCCCCAGCCGCGCGGGCTCGCAGCGGGTGCCCGTCGTCGCCTCCCCGGCGGACCTGGAGGACGTCGTGGTGGGCGGCTCCAGCAGCGGCGTCGGCACCGGCGGGATGACCACCAAGCTCGACGCCGCGGCCATCGCGACCGGTGCCGGGATCGCCACGGTGCTGGCGTCCGCGGCGCAGGCCGGTGAGGCGCTGCGCGGCGAGGACGTCGGCACCTGGTTCACCCCCACGGGCACCCGCCCGCGCACGCGCATGCTCTGGCTCGCGCACGCCGCGAGCCCCCAGGGGCGGCTGGCGCTCGACGCGGGCGCCGTCGCGGCGGTGGTGCGCCGGGGCGCGTCGCTGCTGCCCGCGGGCGTCGTGGCCGTGGACGGGACGTTCGAGGCGGGTGACCCGGTGGACCTGTGCGACGAAAGCGGCCACGCCGTGGCCCGCGGCCTGGTCAACTACTCGTCGGCGGAGGTGCCCGACCTGCTCGGGCGCTCCACCCGGGAGCGGCTCGACGCCCTCGGGCCCGGGTACGACCGCGTGCTGGTGCACCGCGACGACCTGGTGCTGCTGCCCCGGCGGAGGCAGGGTGGGGCCGCAGGCGCTCCCGCCGCCTCGAGCGGCCGGCGGGCCGCAGCGACGACGTAG
- the rpmA gene encoding 50S ribosomal protein L27, producing MAHKKGASSSRNGRDSNAQRLGVKRFGGQVVGAGEIIVRQRGTHFHPGDNVGRGGDDTLFATAAGSVQFGTRGGRRVVAVVPVAVEA from the coding sequence ATGGCACACAAGAAGGGCGCCAGCTCCAGCCGCAACGGCCGCGACTCGAACGCCCAGCGCCTCGGCGTGAAGCGCTTCGGCGGCCAGGTCGTCGGCGCCGGCGAGATCATCGTCCGCCAGCGCGGCACCCACTTCCACCCGGGCGACAACGTCGGCCGCGGTGGCGACGACACGCTGTTCGCCACGGCTGCCGGCTCGGTGCAGTTCGGCACGCGCGGCGGTCGCCGCGTCGTCGCCGTCGTGCCCGTGGCCGTGGAGGCCTGA